In Populus alba chromosome 1, ASM523922v2, whole genome shotgun sequence, a single window of DNA contains:
- the LOC118055245 gene encoding uncharacterized protein, with the protein MTRGNQREKDRERAQARSGNKVNKGKDDGLTPEQRRERDAKALQEKTAKKAAQAAGGESSGGGKGNNKK; encoded by the exons ATGACTc GCggaaatcaaagagaaaaagaTCGCGAGAGAGCTCAAGCTCGTAGCGGTAACAAAGTAAACAAAGGCAAGGATGACGGTTTGACTCCTGAACAGCGTCGTGAAAG AGACGCGAAGGCGCTGCAAGAAAAGACGGCGAAGAAGGCAGCACAGGCGGCGGGAGGGGAATCTTCGGGAGGAGGTAAAGGGAATAATAAGAAATAG